The following proteins are co-located in the Hypomesus transpacificus isolate Combined female chromosome 23, fHypTra1, whole genome shotgun sequence genome:
- the rab5b gene encoding ras-related protein Rab-5B translates to MSSRGTGRSNGALPQTKICQFKLVLLGDMAVGKSSLVLRFVKGQFDEFQETTIGAAFLAQSVCLDDTTVKFEIWDTAGQERYHSLAPMYYRGAQAAIVVFDITKPETFERAKAWVKELQRQASPNIVIALSGNKADLAEKRLVEYEEAQTYAEDTGLLFMETSAKTAMNVNELFLAIAKKMPKTDTQNPTHAARHRGVNLQDPDAHSTRSCCGN, encoded by the exons ATGAGCTCCAGAGGGACTGGCCGGTCCAACGGCGCCCTGCCCCAGACCAAGATCTGCCAGTTCAAACTGGTGCTGTTGGGAGACATGGCAGTTGGCAAGTCCAGCCTGGTGCTGCGCTTTGTGAAAGGGCAGTTTGATGAGTTCCAAGAGACCACCATTGGAG CGGCATTCCTGGCGCAGTCCGTGTGTCTGGACGACACCACGGTCAAGTTTGAGATCTGGGATACAGCTGGGCAGGAGCGCTACCACAGCCTTGCACCCATGTACTACCGCGGCGCACAGGCTGCCATCGTGGTCTTTGATATCACCAAGCCG GAGACGTTTGAGCGAGCTAAAGCCTGGGTCAAGGAGCTCCAGAGACAGGCCAGCCCCAACATCGTCATCGCCCTGTCTGGGAACAAGGCTGACCTGGCCGAGAAGAGACTAGTGGAGTATGAG GAGGCCCAGACCTATGCTGAAGACACAGGCCTACTCTTTATGGAGACCTCTGCCAAGACAGCGATGAATGTCAATGAGCTCTTCCTGGCCATAG CTAAAAAGATGCCAAAAACAGACACCCAGAATCCTACGCATGCAGCCAGACACAGGGGAGTCAACCTCCAGGACCCGGATGCCCACTCCACCCGATCCTGCTGTGGAAACTAA
- the dbr1 gene encoding lariat debranching enzyme, giving the protein MKIAVEGCCHGELDKIYETIDFLEKKDGVKVDLLLCCGDFQSVRNEGDMQCMAVPDKYKHMQTFYKYYSGEKKAPVLTIFIGGNHEASNYLQELPYGGWVAPNIYYLGYAGVVRYKGIRIGGQSGIFKSHDYRKGHYEFPPYNRDTLRSVYHIRNIDIFKLKQLQMPIDIFMTHDWPRGIYHYGCTSELLRKKKFLRQEVESNTLGSPAAAELLAHLQPSYWFSAHLHVKFAALMQHMVKGDAAPRTTKFLSLDKCLPYREFLQIVDLPDRPSSSQGLEYDPEWLAILKATDALQKPSPHPWNPPQNNGLHTRWDFRASEEAMMEAMSDLGGELTIPDNFSRTVPAYDPARPQHRTQPSCSTNPQTTELCATLGLTDIYALVGQGGQGPQRVAPGEEDDDGGGSTGSVEEPSEYPTDTSGLSNSFNPDEITIEDEWEEEEEEGGEEGMGEGQGERKGGSEAQSSDVDAEGEKGDLESPSVGLHPHGMVLPSPKSDPSPSCLSLSMSLPPPTHSSPPRSPPSQGISAGEREEEASVVRIPKRTSGETGDPSNTGSTPRIKRRNQVIYTAVEDEESES; this is encoded by the exons ATGAAAATTGCTGTGGAAGGATGTTGCCATGGTGAGCTAGACAAAATCTACGAGACTATTGACTTCCTGGAGAAGAAGGATGGGGTGAAAGTGGACTTGCTGCTGTGCTGCGGTGACTTTCAGTCTGTCCGAAATGAAGGGGACATGCAGTGCATGGCCGTACCTGACAAGTACAAACATATGCAAACCTTCTACAA ATACTACTCTGGAGAAAAAAAGGCTCCTGTATTGACCATTTTTATTGGAGGGAACCATGAGGCTTCCAACTACCTTCAGGAGCTCCCCTATGGTGGCTGGGTTGCTCCCAACATCTACTATCTGG GTTATGCTGGGGTTGTACGGTATAAAGGAATACGAATAGGTGGACAGTCTGGAATCTTTAAATCTCATGACTACCGGAAAG GGCACTATGAATTTCCCCCATACAACAGAGACACCCTGCGTAGTGTTTACCACATCCGAAACATTGACATCTTCAAACTCAAACAG CTCCAAATGCCCATTGACATATTCATGACCCATGACTGGCCCCGCGGGATCTACCATTACGGTTGCACAAGCGAGCTCCTGCGAAAGAAGAAGTTCCTGCGTCAGGAGGTTGAGTCTAATACTCTGGGCAGTCCGGCTGCTGCGGAACTCCTGGCACACTTGCAGCCCAGTTACTGGTTCTCTGCCCACTTGCATGTCAAGTTTGCTGCCTTAATGCAGCATATG GTTAAAGGTGACGCAGCTCCTCGCACAACCAAGTTCCTCTCGCTGGACAAGTGCCTGCCTTACAGAGAGTTTCTTCAG aTAGTGGACTTGCCTGACAGGCCAAGCTCCTCCCAGGGTTTGGAGTATGACCCAGAGTGGTTAGCTATTCTGAAGGCAACTGATGCCCTACAGaagccctctcctcacccctggaACCCACCCCAGAATAACGGACTTCACACAAg GTGGGACTTCCGGGCATCAGAGGAAGCCATGATGGAGGCGATGAGTGACCTGGGAGGAGAGCTGACAATCCCAGACAACTTTAGTCGTACTGTGCCCGCTTACGACCCTGCCCGCCCCCAGCATCGAACACAACCCAGCTGCAGCACCAACCCTCAGACCACTGAGCTATGTGCCACCCTGGGCCTCACTGATATCTATGCCCTGGTTGGACAAGGTGGGCAGGGGCCCCAAAGGGTGGcccctggagaggaggatgatgatggtggtggtagCACAGGGAGTGTGGAAGAGCCTAGTGAATACCCAACTGACACATCAGGCCTTTCCAACTCCTTCAACCCAGACGAAATCACCATAGAGGATgagtgggaggaagaggaggaggaggggggggaagagggaatgggagaggggcagggcgagagaaaaggagggtcGGAGGCTCAGAGTTCAGATGTTGACgctgagggggagaagggggattTGGAGAGCCCCTCAGTGGGTCTCCACCCACATGGTATGGTCTTGCCAAGCCCCAAATCAGACCCCTCTCCATCCTGCCTGTCCCTCTCCATGAGTctgcctccacccacccactcctcccctcccaggagCCCCCCATCTCAGGGCATCTCAGCGGgcgagagggaagaggaagcgTCGGTGGTCCGGATCCCAAAACGCACAAGCGGAGAAACGGGAGATCCCAGCAACACAGGCAGCACTCCCAGGATCAAGCGACGGAACCAGGTCATCTATACCGCAGTAGAAGATGAGGAGAGTGAGAGTTAG
- the armc8 gene encoding armadillo repeat-containing protein 8 isoform X1: MACLLEAPLRISVLSEVTATSRHYVDRLFDPDPQKVLQGVIDMKNAVIGNNKQKANLIVLGAVPRLLYLLQQGSSSSELRTECAVVLGSLAMGTENNIKSLVDCHIIPALLQGLLCPDLVFIEACLRCLRTVFISPVTPVQLLYTDPTVIPHLMSLLSHSQKTQEYITQIFSHCCKTPEHQTVLFNHGAIQNIAPLVTSPSYKVRMQALKCFSVLAYENTQVSMTLVNVLVDGELLSQVFVRMMQRDQPIEMQLTAAKCLTYMCRAGAIRTDDSCIVLKTLPCLVRMCSKERLLEERVEGAETLAYLMEPDVELQRIASVTDHLVAMLADYFKYPSSVSAITDIKRLDHDLKHAHELRQAAFKLYASLGSNDEDIRKKITETENMMDRIVSGLSESSIKVRLAAVRCLHSLSRSVQQLRTSFHDHAVWKPLMKLLQNAPDEVLVMASSTLCNLLLEFSPSKEPILESGVIELLCSLTQSDSPALRVNGIWALMNMAFQADQKVKVEIVRVLGTEQLFRLLSDPDANVLMKTLGLLRNLLSTRPHIDQIMSSHGKQIMQAVTLILEGEHSIEVKEQTLCILANIADGNTAKELIMTNDDMLQKIKYYMGHSNVKLQLAATFCISNLIWNEEDGEGHTLPGSQERQDKLRDMGFVDILHKLTLAPDPNLCDRAKTAMQQYLA, from the exons atggcGTGCTTGTTGGAGGCCCCTCTCCGCATCAGCGTGCTATCT GAGGTCACAGCAACTAGTCGCCACTATGTTGACCGGCTCTTTGACCCCGATCCACAGAAAGTGCTGCAGGGAGTCAT TGACATGAAGAATGCCGTCATTGGAAACAACAAGCAGAAGGCCAACCTGATTGTCCTGGGAGCTGTGCCCAG GTTACTGTACCTGCTCCAGCAGGGCTCGTCCAGCTCCGAGCTGCGGACCGAATGTGCGGTGGTGCTGGGCAGCCTGGCCATGGGCACAGAGAACAACATCAAGTCCCTAGTGGACTGCcacatcatccccgccctgctgcaAG gTCTTTTGTGTCCAGACCTCGTCTTCATCGAGGCGTGTCTACGCTGTCTGAGGACGGTGTTCATTAGTCCCGTCACCCCTGTGCAGCTCCTTTACACA gaTCCGACCGTTATCCCACACCTCATGTCTTTGTTGAGTCACTCACAGAAGACCCAGGAGTACATCACCCAGATCTTCTCTCACTGCTGCAAG acaCCCGAACACCAGACGGTTCTTTTTAACCACGGCGCCATCCAGAACATTGCACCTCTGGTTACCTCTCCCTCCTATAAg gtACGGATGCAGGCGTTAAAGTGTTTCTCAGTCCTAGCCTACGAGAACACTCAGGTCTCCATGACACTGGTGAATG tgCTGGTGGATGGGGAGCTGCTCTCTCAGGTATTTGTCCGAATGATGCAAAGGGATCAGCCTATCGAAATGCAGCTCACCGCAGCCAAATG tctAACCTACATGTGTCGAGCCGGAGCCATCAGGACGGACGACAGCTGCATTGTTCTAAAG ACCCTGCCATGCCTGGTGCGGATGTGCAGTAAGGAGCGCCTGCTGGAGGAGCGCGTGGAGGGGGCGGAGACCCTCGCCTACCTGATGGAGCCTGACGTGGAGCTGCAGCGCATCGCCAGCGTCACCGACCACCTGGTGGCCATGCTGGCCGACTACTTCAAGTACCCCAGCTCCGTGAGCGCCATCACGGACAtcaagagg TTGGACCACGACCTGAAGCACGCTCATGAGCTGAGACAAGCGGCCTTCAAGCTGTACGCGTCGCTGGGCTCCAACGACGAGGACATCCGCAAGAAG ATCACCGAGACAGAGAACATGATGGACAGGATAGTAAGCGGCTTGTCAGAATCCAGCATAAAGGTTCGCCTTGCAGCAGTCAG GTGTCTCCACAGCCTGTCACGGTCAGTACAACAACTGAGGACTAGTTTCCATGACCATGCCGTGTGGAAGCCCCTTATGAAG ttgttgcAGAATGCCCCAGATGAGGTGCTGGTCATGGCCTCGTCCACACTATGCAACCTGCTGTTGGAGTTCTCCCCCAGCAAAGAG cctaTCCTGGAGTCTGGGGTGATAGAGCTGTTGTGCAGTCTGACCCAGAGTGACAGTCCAGCCTTGAGGGTCAATGGGATCTGGGCCCTGATG aacatgGCGTTCCAGGCCGACCAGAAGGTGAAGGTGGAGATCGTGAGGGTGCTAGGCACTGAGCAGCTGTTCCGTCTCCTCTCTGACCCCGACGCCAACGTCCTGATGAAGACCCTGGGTCTGCTCCGCAACCTGCTGTCCACGCGCCCG CACATAGACCAGATCATGAGCTCTCATGGGAAGCAGATCATGCAGGCGGTCACCCTCATCCTGGAGGGCGAGCACAGCATAGAGGTCAAAGAGCAG ACACTCTGCATCCTGGCCAACATCGCCGACGGCAACACGGCCAAGGAACTCATCATGACCAATGACGACATGCTCCAGAAAATCAAATATTACATG gGACACTCAAATGTGAAGCTGCAGCTCGCTGCCACCTTTTGCATCTCCAACCTGATCTGGAACGAGGAGGACGGTGAGGGCCACACTCTGCCAG GTTCCCAGGAGCGTCAGGATAAACTGAGGGACATGGGCTTTGTGGACATCCTGCACAAACTCACCCTAGCGCCAGACCCCAACCTCTGTGACAG AGCGAAGACAGCGATGCAGCAGTATCTGGCGTGA
- the armc8 gene encoding armadillo repeat-containing protein 8 isoform X2, whose translation MACLLEAPLRISVLSEVTATSRHYVDRLFDPDPQKVLQGVIDMKNAVIGNNKQKANLIVLGAVPRLLYLLQQGSSSSELRTECAVVLGSLAMGTENNIKSLVDCHIIPALLQGLLCPDLVFIEACLRCLRTVFISPVTPVQLLYTDPTVIPHLMSLLSHSQKTQEYITQIFSHCCKTPEHQTVLFNHGAIQNIAPLVTSPSYKVRMQALKCFSVLAYENTQVSMTLVNVLVDGELLSQVFVRMMQRDQPIEMQLTAAKCLTYMCRAGAIRTDDSCIVLKTLPCLVRMCSKERLLEERVEGAETLAYLMEPDVELQRIASVTDHLVAMLADYFKYPSSVSAITDIKRLDHDLKHAHELRQAAFKLYASLGSNDEDIRKKITETENMMDRIVSGLSESSIKVRLAAVRCLHSLSRSVQQLRTSFHDHAVWKPLMKLLQNAPDEVLVMASSTLCNLLLEFSPSKEPILESGVIELLCSLTQSDSPALRVNGIWALMNMAFQADQKVKVEIVRVLGTEQLFRLLSDPDANVLMKTLGLLRNLLSTRPHIDQIMSSHGKQIMQAVTLILEGEHSIEVKEQTLCILANIADGNTAKELIMTNDDMLQKIKYYMGHSNVKLQLAATFCISNLIWNEEDGSQERQDKLRDMGFVDILHKLTLAPDPNLCDRAKTAMQQYLA comes from the exons atggcGTGCTTGTTGGAGGCCCCTCTCCGCATCAGCGTGCTATCT GAGGTCACAGCAACTAGTCGCCACTATGTTGACCGGCTCTTTGACCCCGATCCACAGAAAGTGCTGCAGGGAGTCAT TGACATGAAGAATGCCGTCATTGGAAACAACAAGCAGAAGGCCAACCTGATTGTCCTGGGAGCTGTGCCCAG GTTACTGTACCTGCTCCAGCAGGGCTCGTCCAGCTCCGAGCTGCGGACCGAATGTGCGGTGGTGCTGGGCAGCCTGGCCATGGGCACAGAGAACAACATCAAGTCCCTAGTGGACTGCcacatcatccccgccctgctgcaAG gTCTTTTGTGTCCAGACCTCGTCTTCATCGAGGCGTGTCTACGCTGTCTGAGGACGGTGTTCATTAGTCCCGTCACCCCTGTGCAGCTCCTTTACACA gaTCCGACCGTTATCCCACACCTCATGTCTTTGTTGAGTCACTCACAGAAGACCCAGGAGTACATCACCCAGATCTTCTCTCACTGCTGCAAG acaCCCGAACACCAGACGGTTCTTTTTAACCACGGCGCCATCCAGAACATTGCACCTCTGGTTACCTCTCCCTCCTATAAg gtACGGATGCAGGCGTTAAAGTGTTTCTCAGTCCTAGCCTACGAGAACACTCAGGTCTCCATGACACTGGTGAATG tgCTGGTGGATGGGGAGCTGCTCTCTCAGGTATTTGTCCGAATGATGCAAAGGGATCAGCCTATCGAAATGCAGCTCACCGCAGCCAAATG tctAACCTACATGTGTCGAGCCGGAGCCATCAGGACGGACGACAGCTGCATTGTTCTAAAG ACCCTGCCATGCCTGGTGCGGATGTGCAGTAAGGAGCGCCTGCTGGAGGAGCGCGTGGAGGGGGCGGAGACCCTCGCCTACCTGATGGAGCCTGACGTGGAGCTGCAGCGCATCGCCAGCGTCACCGACCACCTGGTGGCCATGCTGGCCGACTACTTCAAGTACCCCAGCTCCGTGAGCGCCATCACGGACAtcaagagg TTGGACCACGACCTGAAGCACGCTCATGAGCTGAGACAAGCGGCCTTCAAGCTGTACGCGTCGCTGGGCTCCAACGACGAGGACATCCGCAAGAAG ATCACCGAGACAGAGAACATGATGGACAGGATAGTAAGCGGCTTGTCAGAATCCAGCATAAAGGTTCGCCTTGCAGCAGTCAG GTGTCTCCACAGCCTGTCACGGTCAGTACAACAACTGAGGACTAGTTTCCATGACCATGCCGTGTGGAAGCCCCTTATGAAG ttgttgcAGAATGCCCCAGATGAGGTGCTGGTCATGGCCTCGTCCACACTATGCAACCTGCTGTTGGAGTTCTCCCCCAGCAAAGAG cctaTCCTGGAGTCTGGGGTGATAGAGCTGTTGTGCAGTCTGACCCAGAGTGACAGTCCAGCCTTGAGGGTCAATGGGATCTGGGCCCTGATG aacatgGCGTTCCAGGCCGACCAGAAGGTGAAGGTGGAGATCGTGAGGGTGCTAGGCACTGAGCAGCTGTTCCGTCTCCTCTCTGACCCCGACGCCAACGTCCTGATGAAGACCCTGGGTCTGCTCCGCAACCTGCTGTCCACGCGCCCG CACATAGACCAGATCATGAGCTCTCATGGGAAGCAGATCATGCAGGCGGTCACCCTCATCCTGGAGGGCGAGCACAGCATAGAGGTCAAAGAGCAG ACACTCTGCATCCTGGCCAACATCGCCGACGGCAACACGGCCAAGGAACTCATCATGACCAATGACGACATGCTCCAGAAAATCAAATATTACATG gGACACTCAAATGTGAAGCTGCAGCTCGCTGCCACCTTTTGCATCTCCAACCTGATCTGGAACGAGGAGGACG GTTCCCAGGAGCGTCAGGATAAACTGAGGGACATGGGCTTTGTGGACATCCTGCACAAACTCACCCTAGCGCCAGACCCCAACCTCTGTGACAG AGCGAAGACAGCGATGCAGCAGTATCTGGCGTGA